Proteins encoded within one genomic window of Anopheles gambiae chromosome 3, idAnoGambNW_F1_1, whole genome shotgun sequence:
- the LOC1280897 gene encoding bestrophin-4 isoform X2, translating to MTVTYTAEVATCRGFGCFLKLLVRWRGSIYKLVWLDLTCFLLLYYVLNITYRFGLSEDQKRIFEEIVKYCATYSNLIPLSFVLGFYVTIVMTRWWNQYTSIPWPDPIAVFVSANIHGQDERGRVMRRTIMRYVCLCLTMVLTNISPRVKKRFPTIEHLVEAGLLNENEHNIMSHLNQKFPRHSKHWLPIVWAASIVTRARKEGRCRDDFASKTIIDELNKFRGQCGLLISYDTISVPLVYTQVVTLAVYSYFLTSVMGQQWVETKELGEGVVNKIDQYFPIFTTLQFFFYMGWLKVAESLINPFGEDDDDFEVNWMVDRNLQVSYLIVDEMHHEHPELLKDQYWDEIFPTELPHTVASAEIREEPPQPSTADIVVKKREAEVIPVVPTAVRIDEMMDDNVSGIHFNTSDKPIYRGGSSATSLASVAGTMSRVNTVTSALKRFFSKDESSRPNSATPDAAGSVPFKFPGSASSNNLAGGRIPDRAMGSMRITDQVIEEVDEQLTITSMQGNNDSRPTAASLFEHGPPKPSEPVDVPQQAYNRTQSSVAHGFHHSQLTPPCGGDAMLSASAPETGRFEHNYVPLSPTDPDAVPMVASSTALQGMMDETDRVTTTFNNEETEKEQLERKTRLLARSISKQAVLGLIDTDMLLDELTRSTGDLEGSEKKPPQNTPDGPTSDSNSNVDTTL from the exons ATGACGGTCACCTACACGGCGGAAGTGGCCACCTGCCGTGGTTTCGGCTGCTTCCTGAAGCTTCTTGTAAG ATGGCGCGGTAGTATCTACAAACTAGTATGGCTGGACCTAACCTGTTTCCTGCTTCTATACTACGTGCTCAACATTACCTACCGCTTCGGGCTATCGGAGGACCAGAAACG GATATTTGAGGAAATTGTCAAGTACTGTGCGACATACAGCAACCTGATACCGCTTTCGTTCGTGCTCGGCTTCTACGTCACCATCGTGATGACGCGCTGGTGGAACCAGTACACCAGCATACCCTGGCCGGACCCGATTGCCGTCTTCGTCAGTGCCAACATTCACGGTCAG GATGAGCGAGGCCGCGTGATGCGCCGCACCATAATGCGCTACGTCTGCCTTTGTCTCACGATGGTGCTGACCAACATTTCGCCGCGAGTCAAGAAACGCTTCCCCACGATCGAGCATCTCGTGGAAGCTGGTCTGTTGAACGAGAACGAGCACAACATCATGTCCCATCTGAACCAGAAGTTCCCGCGCCACTCCAAGCACTGGTTGCCGATCGTTTGGGCGGCCAGTATTGTGACGCGCGCCCGGAAGGAAGGTCGCTGTCGGGACGATTTCGCGTCCAAAACGATCATCGACGAGCTGAACAAGTTCCGCGGGCAGTGCGGGCTGCTGATCTCGTACGACACGATCAGTGTGCCACTGGTGTACACGCAGGTGGTAACGCTGGCGGTGTACAGCTACTTCCTTACCTCCGTCATGGGCCAGCAGTGGGTGGAAACGAAGGAGCTGGGCGAGGGTGTGGTGAACAAGATCGATCAGTACTTTCCGATCTTTACCACGCTGCAGTTTTTCTTCTACATGGGCTGGCTGAAGGTGGCCGAATCGCTGATCAACCCGTTCggcgaggacgacgacgacttcGAGGTGAACTGGATGGTCGACCGGAACCTGCAGGTGTCGTACCTGATCGTGGACGAAATGCACCACGAGCATCCGGAGCTGCTGAAGGACCAGTACTGGGACGAGATCTTCCCGACCGAGCTGCCGCACACGGTCGCGTCGGCGGAGATACGGGAGGAACCGCCGCAACCGTCGACCGCCGACATCGTGGTGAAGAAGCGCGAGGCGGAAGTGATCCCGGTCGTGCCGACGGCGGTCCGGATCGATGAAATG ATGGATGATAACGTGAGCGGCATTCACTTTAACACGTCCGATAAACCGATCTACCGCGGTGGCAGCTCAGCCACCAGTCTGGCCAGCGTGGCGGGTACGATGTCCCGCGTTAACACGGTCACCTCGGCGCTGAAGCGGTTCTTCAGCAAGGACGAATCGAGCCGCCCGAACAGTGCGACCCCGGACGCGGCCGGTTCGGTCCCATTCAAGTTCCCCGGCTCGGCCAGCTCGAACAATCTGGCCGGTGGACGCATACCGGACCGGGCGATGGGCAGCATGCGCATCACCGACCAGGTGATCGAGGAGGTGGACGAGCAGCTGACCATTACGTCGATGCAGGGCAACAACGATTCCCGCCCAACCGCAGCCAGTCTGTTCGAGCACGGACCGCCGAAACCGAGTGAACCGGTCGATGTGCCGCAGCAGGCGTACAATCGTACGCAATCGTCCGTCGCCCACGGGTTCCATCATTCGCAGCTAACGCCACCGTGTGGTGGGGACGCAATGCTTTCCGCCTCCGCGCCCGAAACGGGACGCTTCGAGCACAACTATGTCCCGCTGAGTCCGACCGATCCGGACGCCGTGCCGATGGTAGCGTCCTCGACGGCACTGCAGGGCATGATGGATGAAACGGACCGCGTCACGACGACGTTCAACAACGAGGAGACGGAGAAGGAGCAGCTGGAGCGCAAaacgcggctgctggcacgcTCGATCAGCAAGCAAGCGGTGCTGGGGCTGATCGATACCGACATGCTGCTCGACGAGCTGACCCGCAGCACGGGCGATCTGGAGGGTTCGGAGAAGAAACCCCCGCAAAACACGCCCGATGGCCCAACGTCCGACAGTAACAGCAATGTCGACACGACCTTATGA
- the LOC1280898 gene encoding tryptophan--tRNA ligase, mitochondrial: protein MFSAKRVLPFLLKSTNSLRQQNRFLSAEAKPAPWPRKVFSGVQPTGALHIGNYLGAVKRWVELQEAGEDVTYCIVDLHSMTIPPDPDTLRHNTLQMTATLLACGIDPARATLFLQSAVPQHAELSWILGCLTTMARLTHLPQYKEKSANMKEIPLGLYLYPVLQAADIMLYKATHVPVGEDQIQQLQLAQSLARAFNNKYGRTFPFCETLVNDGSRLKSLRDPSKKMSKSDPDPKSCIMLIDPADVVLEKVKKSVTDFRSEVTFDAKERPGVSNLITIHSLVSGKPVEEICREAVGKNTGQYKLLVAEALIEHLRPIRERMERYTRDVGYLADVIEEGSERARAIAEQTIDEVKEKIGVDGLRAGRRRRNVRQES, encoded by the exons ATGTTCAGCGCCAAACGTGTTTTACCCTTTCTGCTGAAGAGTACGAACAGCCTACGACAGCAAAATCGCTTCCTTTCCGCAGAAGCGAAG CCCGCCCCATGGCCACGGAAGGTGTTTTCCGGCGTGCAGCCGACCGGTGCGCTGCACATTGGCAACTATCTCGGTGCGGTGAAGCGCTGGGTGGAGCTGCAGGAAGCCGGAGAGGACGTCACCTACTGTATTGTTGATTTGCACTCCATGACCATCCCGCCG GACCCCGACACGTTACGTCACAACACGCTGCAAATGACGGCAACGCTGCTGGCGTGTGGTATCGATCCGGCACGGGCCACCCTCTTCCTCCAGTCGGCCGTCCCGCAGCATGCCGAACTGTCCTGGATTCTGGGCTGTCTGACGACAATGGCACGCCTGACCCATCTTCCCCAGTACAAGGAAAAGTCGGCCAACATGAAGGAAATTCCGCTCGGCCTGTACCTCTACCCGGTCCTGCAGGCGGCCGACATTATGCTGTACAAAGCGACCCACGTGCCGGTCGGGGAGGATCAaatccagcagctgcagctggctCAATCGTTGGCGCGCGCGTTCAACAACAAGTACGGCCGAACGTTCCCGTTCTGCGAGACGCTCGTGAACGACGGCAGCCGGCTGAAGTCGTTGCGCGACCCGTCAAAAAAGATGTCCAAATCGGATCCGGACCCGAAGAGCTGCATCATGCTGATCGACCCGGCCGACGTGGTGCTGGAGAAGGTGAAGAAGTCGGTGACGGATTTCCGGTCGGAGGTTACGTTCGATGCGAAAGAGCGGCCCGGCGTGTCGAATCTGATCACGATCCACTCGCTGGTCAGTGGCAAACCGGTGGAGGAGATATGCCGGGAGGCGGTGGGGAAAAACACGGGCCAGTACAAGCTGCTGGTGGCGGAAGCGTTGATTGAGCATCTGCGGCCGATCCGGGAGCGGATGGAGCGGTACACGCGGGATGTTGGCTATTTGGCCGACGTTATCGAGGAGGGCAGTGAGCGGGCGCGGGCGATAGCGGAGCAGACGATCGACGAGGTGAAGGAGAAGATCGGTGTCGATGGGTTACGTGCTGGCCGGCGGCGAAGGAATGTGCGGCAGGAGAGTTAA
- the LOC133392978 gene encoding uncharacterized protein LOC133392978, whose translation MFGKRPLDNTLQAPNDGSAPGPSKKTKADPKRRTLQCFTHGIAYQVKLLVLFTQTLNKQMQQDKSIFCNLKSEDPEGGKFDDLLFEYEYGDQKGNFFFQAKHKADPNQYQITLNDLITTRQNDAPFAIAPLFQSFYDKLQHGSDDVEPVLMLCTNADRSPEVQELTKPYTFAFKWLEETFGSIADSNTSFGQIDLDKFKQLNKYTQFYRSLSECSECMRLAGALADAIYNRKPVTLKDPLFSKYCKAIVENIVDVSRSIKKDSYKIKTQFFNSNDLFLEQFKQQYEQLDGKVDALKDAEDKGICCSKGFIERGSDRFDYSSNSYLPVDTVSNALVEKFFQSFVLITGTLNEVQLTEECKKQFESVSMVEGGCAHGMVFEELFNYVKDPDPEPLENEQIERIWKTTFYQLQFLQLKGFTVSRQQELEKLGLRLQESKVKATPLYQEFLARMSANSSPSVKEHAYDMLVVHEIIKAGLTEIRNPCEFLIIQERTFEQWQDTVESVLCWLTAPLVLIIEVQNESKKHELVKVLKKVKPKQKHSRMIIILTQASVISQENINVSCLSDQSYAVLDQRQLTLHGTIVSVRDLIRDMDKLSFLIYLLSLKELSLSLNQERFSTLKDKYVTRGLIQDDNPNEIDLNEVESKRIVILDAPGNGKSSYITWLAQHLETKNSEQWILRFNAIEYSYDLNEIAKECETNAMTELRAVQILFQFAYMTAQLGNIHQSSDVTTTSQRQTAKSCAEALRIENGAFVLDETKAVAFSHEQLTLLRLFVSKLNGRNMIIFFDGFDEVSPNYETVALSLLSMLDRLDGISRMWIASRPYKLQAKFKQALRDVCFLQVGKFSEEVQLTYLKNRLRRITPYTDENKVTRSKLMELSLKFLTNIEDYIGELRQQFLFFEMMFEVLIKDYFCPATLTLQMDVLHGYMKGMELTQLIERFIKLKLEIVDTSKMGSTDAAAATVEAQNRAAKRAHEALQGHMALGYYVFAHFYLSKRVIDPQDSEFDADALTKAKEYMQELQTANEKTGLVERIVDDRPIFVHRIIEEYFAMRHLFEGRAKESNTRHVRLFYAELRKFNFNWSYGDMMDRFSIMDGNNVLPLHLTVLETDGRAIKRILDTDPDAIEKRDAFGRTALHLAMFRLAIHQHRPILEQMIALAAERHCIQVQDTLFGWQAIDYALMVESLEMVRALSLKQGYLKDTVDSRLVLALKILNTLALRCNDGELEQHILCPLLSNNYLRPYCLHEWHDKAPETAEYAGATYCLLDAWRFLPEPSWVVQFKGQSDNSNSSLKRLVANFSGTFMSRNRLFFVCREHMGLMARLEKMSEMPPKYIDIRVYVDEPSLIGDLRGLDSTVVNGALTRLKNRALTNRVVHVLLVLFYGSEDDDTLA comes from the coding sequence ATGTTTGGAAAACGCCCATTGGATAACACACTTCAGGCTCCGAACGATGGAAGCGCACCCGGACCAAGTAAAAAAACCAAAGCAGACCCCAAGCGACGAACGTTGCAATGCTTCACTCACGGTATAGCGTATCAGGTGAAGCTTCTGGTGCTTTTCACACAAACGCTAAACAAACAGATGCAACAAGATAAATCCATTTTCTGCAACCTAAAAAGTGAGGATCCCGAAGGAGGCAAATTTGATGATTTATTATTTGAGTATGAGTATGGCGATCAGAAAGGGAATTTCTTCTTCCAAGCCAAACACAAAGCTGACCCCAACCAGTACCAGATAACGCTGAATGACCTAATAACGACGAGGCAAAACGACGCACCCTTTGCAATTGCTCCGCTCTTTCAAAGTTTTTACGATAAGCTACAGCATGGTAGCGATGATGTAGAGCCTGTGCTTATGCTCTGCACAAACGCCGATCGATCGCCGGAGGTACAGGAGTTAACGAAACCTTACACGTTCGCTTTCAAATGGTTAGAGGAAACATTCGGTTCGATCGCGGACTCAAACACGAGCTTCGGTCAAATTGATCTAGACAAATTTAAACAACTTAACAAATATACACAATTCTATCGCTCGTTAAGTGAATGTTCCGAATGCATGCGTCTCGCTGGTGCACTGGCGGATGCAATTTATAATCGCAAACCAGTTACCCTCAAAGATCCACtgttcagcaagtattgcaaAGCCATAGTGGAGAATATCGTTGATGTTAGCAGGAGCATAAAAAAAGATTCCTACAAAATTAAGACtcaattttttaattcaaacgaTCTGTTCCTGGAACAGTTCAAGCAGCAGTACGAACAACTGGATGGAAAAGTTGATGCTCTAAAGGACGCAGAAGACAAAGGCATATGCTGCTCGAAAGGATTTATTGAACGTGGCAGTGATAGGTTTGATTACAGCAGCAATTCATACTTACCCGTTGATACGGTATCAAATGCGCtggtggaaaagtttttccaaTCATTTGTTCTCATCACTGGCACGCTGAATGAGGTACAGCTGACGGAGGAGTGCAAAAAACAGTTCGAAAGTGTCTCAATGGTGGAAGGCGGCTGTGCGCATGGTATGGTGTTTGAAGAACTATTCAACTACGTAAAGGACCCGGATCCGGAACCTCTGGAGAATGAGCAGATTGAACGGATTTGGAAAACAACATTTTATCAGCTGCAATTTCTTCAGCTGAAAGGATTCACCGTGAGCCGTCAACAGGAGCTTGAGAAGTTGGGTCTTCGTCTGCAGGAGTCAAAGGTGAAGGCGACTCCGCTATATCAAGAGTTTCTGGCTCGCATGTCAGCAAATAGCAGTCCGAGCGTTAAGGAGCATGCTTACGATATGTTGGTAGTGCATGAAATAATCAAAGCTGGTTTGACGGAAATTCGAAACCCATGTGAATTCCTTATCATCCAGGAAAGAACGTTCGAACAATGGCAGGACACGGTAGAGAGTGTGCTATGCTGGTTGACTGCTCCACTTGTACTGATCATAGAAGTTCAGAACGAGTCAAAAAAGCATGAGCTGGTGAAAGTTCTTAAAAAAGTTAAACCCAAGCAAAAACATTCCAGGATGATCATAATATTAACTCAAGCTTCCGTAATCAGCCAGGAGAATATTAACGTAAGCTGTTTAAGTGATCAATCTTATGCAGTACTTGATCAACGTCAGTTAACACTCCATGGAACGATCGTATCGGTACGTGATCTAATCAGGGATATGGACAAACTATCGTTTTTAATTTACTTGCTCAGTTTGAAAGAGCTTTCGTTAAGCTTAAATCAGGAGCGCTTCTCTACATTGAAGGATAAATATGTAACGCGAGGATTGATACAGGATGATAACCCTAACGAGATCGATCTGAATGAGGTGGAAAGTAAAAGGATAGTCATTTTAGACGCTCCAGGAAATGGCAAATCTTCGTATATCACCTGGTTGGCGCAGCACCTTGAAACGAAAAACTCTGAACAGTGGATTTTACGATTCAATGCAATTGAGTATTCCTATGATCTAAATGAAATTGCGAAAGAATGTGAGACTAACGCGATGACTGAATTGCGTGCAGTGCAAATTCTATTCCAGTTCGCTTACATGACCGCACAGCTAGGCAACATTCATCAAAGCTCGGATGTGACGACGACGTCCCAACGACAAACAGCCAAAAGCTGCGCAGAAGCATTGCGCATTGAAAATGGTGCATTTGTACTAGATGAAACGAAAGCGGTCGCATTTTCCCACGAGCAACTAACACTGTTGAGACTGTTCGTTTCCAAACTAAACGGACGAAATATGATTATTTTCTTCGATGGGTTTGATGAAGTTTCTCCCAATTATGAAACTGTTGCCTTGTCACTGCTTTCCATGCTGGATCGTCTTGATGGGATTAGTAGGATGTGGATCGCAAGCCGTCCATACAAGTTGCAGGCCAAATTCAAACAAGCATTGCGAGATGTTTGCTTTCTGCAGGTTGGGAAGTTTTCAGAGGAGGTTCAGCTAACATACTTGAAAAATAGGCTGCGAAGGATAACACCTTATACGGATGAGAATAAAGTAACGAGAAGTAAACTAATGGAACTGTCCTTAAAATTCCTTACAAATATTGAAGATTACATAGGAGAGCTTCGTCAGCAGTTCCTATTTTTTGAGATGATGTTTGAGGTGTTGATAAAAGATTACTTCTGCCCCGCGACTTTAACGCTTCAGATGGATGTTTTGCACGGCTATATGAAAGGCATGGAGCTAACACAGCTAATAGAGAGATTCATCAAGCTAAAGCTAGAAATCGTCGATACAAGTAAAATGGGCTCCACCGACGCGGCTGCTGCTACCGTCGAGGCACAGAATCGTGCAGCAAAACGGGCGCACGAAGCTCTTCAGGGGCACATGGCGTTGGGATATTATGTATTCGCACACTTCTATTTGAGCAAACGGGTAATAGATCCGCAAGACAGTGAGTTTGATGCGGATGCACTCACGAAAGCGAAGGAATATATGCAGGAGTTGCAGACTGCGAACGAAAAGACGGGCCTGGTAGAGCGCATCGTCGACGATCGTCCAATATTTGTGCATCGTATAATTGAGGAATATTTCGCCATGCGGCATCTGTTCGAAGGTAGAGCGAAAGAGTCGAATACGCGCCATGTACGTTTATTTTACGCAGAGCTACGTAAGTTTAATTTTAACTGGAGCTACGGTGATATGATGGACAGATTCTCGATTATGGATGGCAACAATGTGTTACCGCTCCATTTGACAGTGCTCGAAACGGACGGAAGAGCGATCAAGCGAATCCTGGACACGGATCCAGACGCCATCGAGAAGCGAGACGCATTCGGGCGAACCGCACTCCATTTGGCCATGTTTCGGCTGGCAATTCACCAACATAGGCCCATTTTAGAGCAGATGATCGCATTGGCTGCGGAACGTCATTGCATTCAGGTGCAGGACACTTTGTTTGGCTGGCAGGCGATAGATTACGCACTGATGGTAGAAAGCTTGGAGATGGTTCGAGCCTTGAGTTTAAAACAAGGCTACTTGAAGGATACTGTTGATTCGCGGCTGGTGTTGGCgttgaaaatattaaacacaTTGGCGTTGCGCTGCAATGATGGCGAACTAGAGCAACATATTCTGTGCCCACTGTTATCGAACAACTATTTGCGTCCCTATTGCCTACACGAGTGGCATGATAAGGCCCCCGAGACAGCTGAATATGCGGGTGCCACGTACTGCCTGCTTGATGCATGGCGTTTCCTACCCGAACCCAGCTGGGTTGTTCAGTTCAAAGGGCAAAGTGATAACAGTAATTCGAGTTTAAAGCGGCTAGTGGCGAATTTTTCCGGAACGTTTATGTCCCGTAATAggctattttttgtgtgtcgcgAACATATGGGACTGATGGCAAGGCTCGAAAAGATGTCTGAGATGCCGCCCAAATATATCGACATACGCGTCTACGTCGATGAGCCTAGTCTAATTGGCGACCTGCGTGGGCTGGACTCTACCGTTGTGAATGGTGCTTTGACCCGTTTAAAGAATAGAGCGTTAACGAATCGGGTAGTACACGTTTTGCTAGTGTTATTTTATGGTTCTGAAGATGATGATACGCTCGCATAA
- the LOC1280897 gene encoding bestrophin-4 isoform X1 encodes MTVTYTAEVATCRGFGCFLKLLVRWRGSIYKLVWLDLTCFLLLYYVLNITYRFGLSEDQKRIFEEIVKYCATYSNLIPLSFVLGFYVTIVMTRWWNQYTSIPWPDPIAVFVSANIHGQDERGRVMRRTIMRYVCLCLTMVLTNISPRVKKRFPTIEHLVEAGLLNENEHNIMSHLNQKFPRHSKHWLPIVWAASIVTRARKEGRCRDDFASKTIIDELNKFRGQCGLLISYDTISVPLVYTQVVTLAVYSYFLTSVMGQQWVETKELGEGVVNKIDQYFPIFTTLQFFFYMGWLKVAESLINPFGEDDDDFEVNWMVDRNLQVSYLIVDEMHHEHPELLKDQYWDEIFPTELPHTVASAEIREEPPQPSTADIVVKKREAEVIPVVPTAVRIDEMVGKQNQPVEYNFPANPNDDEMDDNVSGIHFNTSDKPIYRGGSSATSLASVAGTMSRVNTVTSALKRFFSKDESSRPNSATPDAAGSVPFKFPGSASSNNLAGGRIPDRAMGSMRITDQVIEEVDEQLTITSMQGNNDSRPTAASLFEHGPPKPSEPVDVPQQAYNRTQSSVAHGFHHSQLTPPCGGDAMLSASAPETGRFEHNYVPLSPTDPDAVPMVASSTALQGMMDETDRVTTTFNNEETEKEQLERKTRLLARSISKQAVLGLIDTDMLLDELTRSTGDLEGSEKKPPQNTPDGPTSDSNSNVDTTL; translated from the exons ATGACGGTCACCTACACGGCGGAAGTGGCCACCTGCCGTGGTTTCGGCTGCTTCCTGAAGCTTCTTGTAAG ATGGCGCGGTAGTATCTACAAACTAGTATGGCTGGACCTAACCTGTTTCCTGCTTCTATACTACGTGCTCAACATTACCTACCGCTTCGGGCTATCGGAGGACCAGAAACG GATATTTGAGGAAATTGTCAAGTACTGTGCGACATACAGCAACCTGATACCGCTTTCGTTCGTGCTCGGCTTCTACGTCACCATCGTGATGACGCGCTGGTGGAACCAGTACACCAGCATACCCTGGCCGGACCCGATTGCCGTCTTCGTCAGTGCCAACATTCACGGTCAG GATGAGCGAGGCCGCGTGATGCGCCGCACCATAATGCGCTACGTCTGCCTTTGTCTCACGATGGTGCTGACCAACATTTCGCCGCGAGTCAAGAAACGCTTCCCCACGATCGAGCATCTCGTGGAAGCTGGTCTGTTGAACGAGAACGAGCACAACATCATGTCCCATCTGAACCAGAAGTTCCCGCGCCACTCCAAGCACTGGTTGCCGATCGTTTGGGCGGCCAGTATTGTGACGCGCGCCCGGAAGGAAGGTCGCTGTCGGGACGATTTCGCGTCCAAAACGATCATCGACGAGCTGAACAAGTTCCGCGGGCAGTGCGGGCTGCTGATCTCGTACGACACGATCAGTGTGCCACTGGTGTACACGCAGGTGGTAACGCTGGCGGTGTACAGCTACTTCCTTACCTCCGTCATGGGCCAGCAGTGGGTGGAAACGAAGGAGCTGGGCGAGGGTGTGGTGAACAAGATCGATCAGTACTTTCCGATCTTTACCACGCTGCAGTTTTTCTTCTACATGGGCTGGCTGAAGGTGGCCGAATCGCTGATCAACCCGTTCggcgaggacgacgacgacttcGAGGTGAACTGGATGGTCGACCGGAACCTGCAGGTGTCGTACCTGATCGTGGACGAAATGCACCACGAGCATCCGGAGCTGCTGAAGGACCAGTACTGGGACGAGATCTTCCCGACCGAGCTGCCGCACACGGTCGCGTCGGCGGAGATACGGGAGGAACCGCCGCAACCGTCGACCGCCGACATCGTGGTGAAGAAGCGCGAGGCGGAAGTGATCCCGGTCGTGCCGACGGCGGTCCGGATCGATGAAATGGTCGGTAAACAGAACCAACCGGTTGAGTATAACTTCCCCGCGAATCCCAACGACGACGAG ATGGATGATAACGTGAGCGGCATTCACTTTAACACGTCCGATAAACCGATCTACCGCGGTGGCAGCTCAGCCACCAGTCTGGCCAGCGTGGCGGGTACGATGTCCCGCGTTAACACGGTCACCTCGGCGCTGAAGCGGTTCTTCAGCAAGGACGAATCGAGCCGCCCGAACAGTGCGACCCCGGACGCGGCCGGTTCGGTCCCATTCAAGTTCCCCGGCTCGGCCAGCTCGAACAATCTGGCCGGTGGACGCATACCGGACCGGGCGATGGGCAGCATGCGCATCACCGACCAGGTGATCGAGGAGGTGGACGAGCAGCTGACCATTACGTCGATGCAGGGCAACAACGATTCCCGCCCAACCGCAGCCAGTCTGTTCGAGCACGGACCGCCGAAACCGAGTGAACCGGTCGATGTGCCGCAGCAGGCGTACAATCGTACGCAATCGTCCGTCGCCCACGGGTTCCATCATTCGCAGCTAACGCCACCGTGTGGTGGGGACGCAATGCTTTCCGCCTCCGCGCCCGAAACGGGACGCTTCGAGCACAACTATGTCCCGCTGAGTCCGACCGATCCGGACGCCGTGCCGATGGTAGCGTCCTCGACGGCACTGCAGGGCATGATGGATGAAACGGACCGCGTCACGACGACGTTCAACAACGAGGAGACGGAGAAGGAGCAGCTGGAGCGCAAaacgcggctgctggcacgcTCGATCAGCAAGCAAGCGGTGCTGGGGCTGATCGATACCGACATGCTGCTCGACGAGCTGACCCGCAGCACGGGCGATCTGGAGGGTTCGGAGAAGAAACCCCCGCAAAACACGCCCGATGGCCCAACGTCCGACAGTAACAGCAATGTCGACACGACCTTATGA